The Alosa sapidissima isolate fAloSap1 chromosome 12, fAloSap1.pri, whole genome shotgun sequence nucleotide sequence agcaacttggggttaagtgcatGCTAtctcagctccttaaccactacactaccaccactgaTAGGGCAGATAGATGCTTCCTCTGGTGACATAATTAGCTAGTATGATGTTATGATTTTCATTGCTATGCTGATGATAAATAGCTCTATGTTCCTATAACCAGGGTTCGTACACCTATTCCAAGATCAAATTTAAGCACTTTTCAAGCACCTTCAAGGTCAATTTTCAAGCTTTTCCAGCACTTATATGAATATACTAACTCAAaatgatttttacttttttatcatTTAGAGATGGTTTTAACAGAAAATTGTGTTTGTTAATAGCAGGAAAAGAAATTAAGAAAGAATTAAGAAAGAAATTACTGGCtgaaatttaaataaataaataaaataaaataataaaataatcacTCAACAAATAACTATTCTTTGCTGAATATGTGAACTCAAACTAATGTTAAGGCTTGCTCTTTCATGACAGTCAAGACTGATTAGGTCTCTTTCTTGCCTACAATGGCATGCAGACAGGCCTACATTCTGCTCCATCTTTAATTAAGAACACTGCTTCTCCTCATCAGAGTAGTGAATGTTGCATTTATAAATTGCAGGGTCATAGGCTGCGGAGCTTGTAgcaggggcggagcttgagggggtgcAGGGGGTGCGGCACGCCCCCGTGCCGGGACCCGCAGGGGCCCGGTGCGAgggcgcccctcccccacctccgggtaaggtgggactggcctctcccacggcacaaggccggaggagctaagatcatgcaaacggtttcttttcaatcattttcatcagagtgggacgTATTAGGCTTATAGGTTGCCCCAGACAGGACGAGTTATGACTACGGATgctgaagttttgaaatttactttgatgatttagtaggtgtaaaatattgaatgaaatgttctgctgtatgactggctttattttaactctcatattgaactttacgacgtgcaaatttacaaagttggatcaacgatattgtctcctacaggcgtcaatgagagaacacttacacttacatgattttggtttcgattttctaattggagtaagtctttgtgacaacacgtcatcatgatacatttgataatgtttgatcgttgttttggtatgaagcatcttttacgtagcctaatgaatgcgctctagaaagtgaaagtagcctaacctaggcctatatgcgatctgtgtctgagctgtctgtgcacgtccgcaattgattacgttcctcaaatggagaacacatcaatcccatggtattttttgccctaaaatgcatgaaacatgcaagttcaaaatcccgccggtagccacgttacatctccgtttcatatttgcctaggctactagcctacaataaattgaacgaactcaactgacaacaggtatatctactgattcggtcattgagactacagaatacagactacagaatacagtacaacaaactttctgtctttctgaagtttatttttgtattccggggtacagtagcctaattgcataatgtcttgacaatagtttttcttaccggcttgctgtttaaactgactgcgccgctctgaactttcctgccaggtttatgacgtaaaccgcaTCTCGGatctggcattgcctaaactcattgtgtgggaaatcagattatctgtcaatattgggctttgaaagtaagggatatttgctcagtaatagtaggctacattttgtaacatttacagagaaaccgaggggaagttaaattagaaattagaatcgttggaaattgaaaacacatacaaaaaaagattcggggcttttgaaaagagattcggggcttgagcccccgaagccaccccctcgctccgccaatgcaaccacccagcagtaacttctgcattcagtgatttgcaccgccctaattttatttttgactcttcccgtcaccgttgaaacctctgagcgctcattctccaagttaaagatcattaaaaaccaccatagagaatgagagagcaaagaaaatggacatacacagagcatcaggggcggactgggaccaaaaatcggccctggcatatttggcccaagcggccctcaaatcggtcgggttacacctaattaaatacaaaatctttgcattacccttaaatatgcatatattttcaactgtcatggagcactgaaagtgatagGCCTCACTGGCTATCACTCtcactgatcagaggtagccatggagtacatgatctccatattcaagtagcctaggctatacaagcaattattaaagaagagtttctgcttgaattcaaagtatcatttcaaattatttaataggctacatttaaactatacaatgctcaactgacagcagcaccaaacagttactgaatttgcctatgtgtaaagagctaaATTACCTAGATTGTAGTAGACGTTAATCACTGtaagacaactgaaacaacacaaaataaatagggctgttgctggaaatatttaattcctgtaggctatactacattgctggtacattttggaacattatagctattaactaattatctttaatgtcttccagtagcctatcgtataggttACCGTatattagttggcttgtgcatgaatatgacttgatgttttgtagcctacatttccgtcagtctacagtcttttagcccatcttttACCATGATAAttaacccttccaagatagaaccctttcgacgctctactttgagagaccaaccaccactcatgtcatcgatgttgaattttgggcgcctgacggaaactgatcaatctgaccaacaattaacatcgatttgacactcttttgctgtccggggttgaaaatcattcatttagaacatttaagttctgctgtttgttattataatcacagcacggccttagGTTATCATAACCacatcattacattatcgcaattaataagtcatcataatcatcatcgtcagcatggcatgtcacacatagcctacctgctccaccactgagttcttatcatgtacaGTAGCCGCAaggctccaccacctgctcactgtccctctgtatgcttgcttacatcctcgttcaaactcaacgaacttcaacatgttgctgacatttgctagcctacttgcaatattgtatttttgaattttcattggtgttacttttgcactattgtcactaccggcatccgccgcaatttcgtgtaggcaacttcgattaacttcTGATGGCTCACAAAATCCTGGCTCTGGGCCAAAATGTGATGGGTGGtcctgacgtgagctgttattggattagtcgagtgtcaatatggaaatgtaaccagtgggccgctgattgtccgtcctttgggccgatcgttggccaaaattgttaaattatatatatagcctattctatcggcccaaaaggtgcgtcggcccaccgggaaaatgcccggtatgccagatggccagtccgcccatgcaGAGCATCGTGGAAGAGTTCGCGGAGcgcgtattattgttgttttattattaggggtcatgtagcctaatgtttttgttgttgttctcttggttacacttcatgtacgttcaatggacttcaaaattacatagttgctctccgtggcgctgacgcttgtaagacccgctgttgcgggcatgtgtagcctatgttgtaaaattatgttatgatgagtttaataaagggcccggtcatgtgccccgcccccggcccggctctgacttgttcTGCCACTGGcttgtagcctatactgtacctTCTGACACAGTGAGTCACACCTTGACTCTCACTCACTTGAGGGCCCTTTGCCTATTATTTCCCTCTATAACTCCTCATTTCCACCTGTCTGCCTGATTTCCCTTCTCCTGTCTCCTGTGTAAATAACTGACCAATAATCAATATCATGCTTAGATAATATCCATATAAATATCTACTATTATCTACTATCTAGGCTACTATCTATATGCTACTATTGGTCCAGACTCTGATATCAGGTGCAGGTTTCAGTGCAAGTTAGCTAGCTGCAACTCCACTGAATTTCAGCATAACATTTTGAGCCTTGAAGTCAGCCTTTCTGACGATTATTTATTTTGGACAATGGATTTGTGGGTATTGAAGTTTATTTGAGCTGCGTGAAACACTGTTTTGCGTTCGTTCGTTAGGACATATAATAGCTCCGCGATAGCAGAGTCAACTCTACTTTCGTTCTGGCATGTCGGAGGTATCTACAACCTACAGTACGTGTTGCGCGACGTCGGTGCGTGGATGCAAGGATAATTGTCTTGTCAGCTATTTTTAGTCAATAAATGAAACTGAATTTGAAGAAAGAAAGGTGACCtctatagagtgtcccagtgacttccgttttacttccgctacaagggacctatctttcaaaaaatatgaacgggagttaatggagagataacaattattttttggtccagtttaaattgtgccacgaatttcacatatgatgtgtgtgaatttaaaagataatttttcacgtcaagaaagtactgttgttcgatagacttcaaaagttatgttggttttgtgcgaatccgctcagtggactacatctttcgtctcgaacgatgtacgacaccaacgtaatgaaacgataagattagctgttatgctagttaacggttgcatcttgctgcctgctatgtcacttaatagtatataatgtacagtctatggacgaatacaacttacctgatgtgtttaatcctctgactcatggtattttcatcggcaaggaaagcccaattaagacctgttgctggtagaAGCtattgtacaatctagtgtggctgtgaatgagctaacgtagcgcgactgatgggtttgtagtcgttggaattacgatctttcacaatgttgtaattcaatagttacgaaacaaactgcaaatgtctttacatgaaaaattgtctttaaaattgacaaacatcatatgggtaattcaaggcacaagtcaaccgggaccagaaaataatttctttttcgccatagaatggcgttcaaaattttttgaaagataggtcccatggaggcaaatggaagtggcgtcactgggacactcaatGGTAGATATACGGCCATAGACATGACTGGTGCGGTTTTGCATTCCCATACCTAAAGTTTCGTCTCCTTCAACCTAACTTTCTCCTTGTCTTCCAATGATTGGAGCTAGCCTATTCAATAATATGTAAGCTTTAATGGCGACCTAGCTAGCAATGCATCTGTATGACCCTACATGATTTCTTTTCAGCAGTCCGAAATAGCTGTTTTCTAACCAACGTCATCAAATCATCAAAACGGCAACCTCACTTTAtgttggtggtgctggtgcAGCCATCTCTGACTGTGTGCAGGGGGGCGTTGTCACGCATGAAATGACAGATCCATAGACTGGGCAGATCAGTCACACACGCAGAGGCGCAAGCGAGGACCATGGCGGAGAAGTTTTAATTTTAAACTCTGCGACTTTCTGCATCTAATAAGCTAACTATTCCGTCAGATTTTGTGTCAAAAGAAATACACTTACAATTATAAGCATTTTCAAGCACTTTATCCGAAATGCAAGCACTTTTCAAACCTTGAAAACGCAACATTAAAATTCAAGCATTTTCAAGGATTTCAAGCACCGGTACGAACCCTGTTATAACACTAAATTACCTTtcccaacatttttttttatgtcttcGAATAACAGGGAATGTGATATTCATTGCAACACCAAAATGGGGTGGTGATGGTTTTTGATTGAGATGCAAATTTTGCCGGGACAGCAAAACATTTTGTTGGATAACACTGTTCAAACTACTAATCTTGGTGAACATCCAATAGTGTATTACTGTAGTTCAAAGCGAAGTTCCATTTCTTCATTGGCCATAATGTCTACTATATTCTCAGCTCTCAATGGTAATGCTGGCATGGTAATTACTTCACTGCAGAgagtaaaaacaacaacaatcagTTGAGGACTTAAAGCAATTGACAACTGAAGGGAGAAAACAAGACTCACCTGTGCTGTTCAGGTATGGTAACACCTTCTGATTGCAAGACTGGATCTGAGGGCAAAAAAAATTATTATGGTGTGATGAACTATAGGGAGATATTTTGGTATGTTTTGATAGCTATGACACATAATTCTTACAGTTAAGCATCCAAAATATGCAGAACAGGCTTCCCATCATGACAATCAGCAAGGTGCAGCAGAACACAACAGCTATGACCTCAGTTGTAATTGTAGGTAAATCTATAGGAAAAGTCAATAGTAAATGTTATCCTTTATTTCATCATATGAATTAAATACATTGCTGGTATTTTTTTCTCACCTATTGACTCCACAAGGACAATGTTACTCTGCACCCAAGATGCATTGATGTTGAAACTGTCCTTCACAAGGCACTGGTAATACCCAAAATTCACTGGTGTAATATCAGTCAGGAAGAGGACATGGCACTTGTCATTGGAGATTTTAGAGCAGTCCTTCTGATGCAGGAATGAGTTGTTATGGAGccaagagatggagggaaaggtACCTCTGTTGATGTCACATTGCAGTCGCATAGCTACTACTTGCCAGTTAGTATTGTATAAGTATTCAGTGTGCAGATACACAGGACCCCCTACAGGAGCTAACACACAGGGATAGAATATGGTCATACACTAACATTggaatatatttaaatatactatgtgcatgtatgtgaaaTATCAGAAGTCAAGACAGTCACTAGTGGATCATCATAGTGtactcaaaaacacacaaatgtgaCCATTATTGTTATTACATCTCACCCATTTCTAGATTAAGAAGGTTGCTGGTCAGTTGTTGGTGACTTGTCTCTGCTCTGCACTGTGCTGAGACCATGTCCATTCCTACCATCATTGGCAGAGTGAACCATACAGTCAGGGAGTTGGCGACCTGCCGATCAATCTCCTGCCCTTCCAGGAATAACAGGAATGTAACTGGAACACTGCCCTGAGCTGACTCACAAGTCAAGTTGGCATAGTAACTGGCATTCTCTCTGTAGAGTGTGAATGACAGCTTTGGTGCAGAAATGTTGACTGAAATGTATTTGAAAAGAAATCCAGGGTTAACAATTCAACACCATCTGTCTTTTACatataatgttaatgtaatttttaaatgtaaatgttaattTTGGTCATGCAACACTAGgctacatgcatgcacaggtgggtcagcacacacacacaatgaagttCTCAGCACATGAATTCCATTTTAAAGTCATACTGTTTTTGTGAAAACTGCTTAAAATCATAATCACAATCACAGCAAACTCTCATTTAAAGTCAAGCTTCATTATGTCTGCATAGATGTTGAAAAACTCTAGAAATCACTCAACTGGTTTCTGCTTCATTTCACCCTGCGTCATGTCAATAAATGAACAAATATAGCCTGGTGCCTTGTGTATTCCCTTTGGATTTTGatgatatataaatatatatatattacacacacacatatatatacactcgccagctaggttacggggatgctggcgagacacgccgctccatctggcatcatgtttatgttcgtaattttatgtaatgttctgttaattttttgtatttatttttctagtTAAATGTAATCActctttatttatattattatcgatcgtttttgtgttattcttagtccttttttctGATTAACAAACTCGGCTGACACCATCAAcgtcaagttaacgttaaccagcttCCATTGGGCTGATGAGCGCCTTGGCTAGCCTGCCTTATGTCTCTGAAGTCCCTCATCCATCCGTGACGTTGCACATCCAATGTCAGGACGGAGGGATTGCTCAGCAAGGGTGCCTAACGTCAATCTGCAAGAGATCTGTAGCTGCCACGACCACCGAGTTGCGGCTGACatgcgagctgccatgctagcatctaccggtgcctggagtctggattgagtgctaAGAAATTCTGTTGACAACGTCAACCATGAAACAACAACCAACAAACGGTGACTGTCCAGGACCACCGAGCTGATAATCAGCAGGGTCGCCCATCACAAATTCGGACTGTCTTGTTcttccagtgctctccagactgccagtgaattctccGGGTTGGTCGGttataaagaactttgttgatgttgcatcggttgtgaagacacagctgtgcgcagttttcacgcgggtcatctttgcccttggacattttcagccggttggaaattggactaattttatttttaatttttatttattttatttattaatttgtttgttatatgttgtatgtcttggtgtcatgggtatgctggcgactacgccgttccgtccggcatctattgtctttgttagtctgtgtcaatgacaatgtcttatatggagcgctttgggttgcactctgtgcatgttaaatgcgctatacaaataaatctgacttgacttgacatacatacatgcatacaggtgctggtcatataattagaataccATTACAAAGTTGATTtatgtcagtaattccattcaaaaagtgaaacttgtatattatattcattcattacacacagactgatatatttcaaatgttcttttaattttgatgattataattGTCAACTAATGAAAATCCGAAATTCAttatctcagaaaattagaatattacttaagaccaatacaaaaaaaggatttttagaAATGATGGCCAACTGAGTATggacatgaaaagtatgagcatgTACAGCACTCAATACTTAGTTGGGGTTCCTTTTGCCTCAATTACTGCAGCAATGCGGTGTGGCATGGAGTCgatcagtctgtggcactgctcAGGTGTTATGAGAGCCAGCAGCGGCTGGTGAATGTTATGTTAGGAGGGGCTGACAGTTTAAACCAAACCCCTGTAGGGGGGTCTTggggcaagatttttttgttgttgtgattTTCACATACAAACGAAGCATTCTTGTGCATTCtgacaaaataataaagacaaaaTAGCCAAAATTTCCTTACAAAGACGAATGTGGCCAGTGAACTAAGTTTTAACTTAATTTATTTGCCTTGTAGAGTTGTAacattctctctttgtctgtgtctgtatgtgtgtgtgtaagaaagtgagtgagtgagagagagataatgtgatTCTAAATTGGGTTAGTGTGTTACGGCCAATCTATTGTGATTGGTAACTTCACTCATAAATCTAGTCAAGTATGCATTTAGAAAAGAATCCGATAAAATATCAATATAATATGACACACTGGAGGCATGATTCCACCATAGGTTTGCAGAGAACTATATACAATATGCACACTGAAGCCATGATGCCACCATAGGTCTGCAGAGAACTATACAATATGCACACTGAAGGCATAATGCCACCATAGGTTTGCAGAGAACTATATACAATATGCACACTGGAGGCATGATGCCACCATAGGTTTTCAGAGAACTATATACAATATGCACACTGAAGGCATAATGCCACCATAGGTTTGCAGATAACTATACAATATGCACACTGGAGGCATGATGCCACCATAGGTTTTCAGAGAACTATATACAATATGCACACTGAAGGCATAATGCCACCATAGGTTTGCAGAGAACTATAATACAATATGTATTATCCTGCTGCAAAAGTCCGGACAGTCGGGTCCCAATTCCTTCACCCTTTTCTTCTCCACAGCCAACCAACGAAAAAATTGAGTTTCCCTAAGTGGGATATAATCGAGTT carries:
- the LOC121677445 gene encoding Fc receptor-like protein 5 isoform X1, with the protein product MKEREGLWLLIAILLTGQVTVAGGPVSSLAVLKGPELAYLNKRVKFSCEVLRSLPSATYQFMKVKDIPITTKKLLSAGQPPILYLKVTNTSAGAYYCKVTVLGKSSTSNILNLKVVIPVSGASLLSVPSPPTVFEGSSLTLYCEVQKGSHLSYTWYHNRLEVKASSHMHNLSGNLLKVDKLTKWHAGSYSCSAWNDIGVSPRFSSSNEIHVTVKVNISAPKLSFTLYRENASYYANLTCESAQGSVPVTFLLFLEGQEIDRQVANSLTVWFTLPMMVGMDMVSAQCRAETSHQQLTSNLLNLEMAPVGGPVYLHTEYLYNTNWQVVAMRLQCDINRGTFPSISWLHNNSFLHQKDCSKISNDKCHVLFLTDITPVNFGYYQCLVKDSFNINASWVQSNIVLVESIDLPTITTEVIAVVFCCTLLIVMMGSLFCIFWMLNYPVLQSEGVTIPEQHSEVITMPALPLRAENIVDIMANEEMELRFELQ
- the LOC121677445 gene encoding Fc receptor-like protein 5 isoform X3 — its product is MFAALGVLTGQVTVAGGPVSSLAVLKGPELAYLNKRVKFSCEVLRSLPSATYQFMKVKDIPITTKKLLSAGQPPILYLKVTNTSAGAYYCKVTVLGKSSTSNILNLKVVIPVSGASLLSVPSPPTVFEGSSLTLYCEVQKGSHLSYTWYHNRLEVKASSHMHNLSGNLLKVDKLTKWHAGSYSCSAWNDIGVSPRFSSSNEIHVTVKVNISAPKLSFTLYRENASYYANLTCESAQGSVPVTFLLFLEGQEIDRQVANSLTVWFTLPMMVGMDMVSAQCRAETSHQQLTSNLLNLEMAPVGGPVYLHTEYLYNTNWQVVAMRLQCDINRGTFPSISWLHNNSFLHQKDCSKISNDKCHVLFLTDITPVNFGYYQCLVKDSFNINASWVQSNIVLVESIDLPTITTEVIAVVFCCTLLIVMMGSLFCIFWMLNYPVLQSEGVTIPEQHSEVITMPALPLRAENIVDIMANEEMELRFELQ
- the LOC121677445 gene encoding Fc receptor-like protein 5 isoform X5 yields the protein MKVKDIPITTKKLLSAGQPPILYLKVTNTSAGAYYCKVTVLGKSSTSNILNLKVVIPVSGASLLSVPSPPTVFEGSSLTLYCEVQKGSHLSYTWYHNRLEVKASSHMHNLSGNLLKVDKLTKWHAGSYSCSAWNDIGVSPRFSSSNEIHVTVKVNISAPKLSFTLYRENASYYANLTCESAQGSVPVTFLLFLEGQEIDRQVANSLTVWFTLPMMVGMDMVSAQCRAETSHQQLTSNLLNLEMAPVGGPVYLHTEYLYNTNWQVVAMRLQCDINRGTFPSISWLHNNSFLHQKDCSKISNDKCHVLFLTDITPVNFGYYQCLVKDSFNINASWVQSNIVLVESIDLPTITTEVIAVVFCCTLLIVMMGSLFCIFWMLNYPVLQSEGVTIPEQHSEVITMPALPLRAENIVDIMANEEMELRFELQ
- the LOC121677445 gene encoding Fc receptor-like protein 5 isoform X2, which codes for MEVVSQKLNIIYRVLTGQVTVAGGPVSSLAVLKGPELAYLNKRVKFSCEVLRSLPSATYQFMKVKDIPITTKKLLSAGQPPILYLKVTNTSAGAYYCKVTVLGKSSTSNILNLKVVIPVSGASLLSVPSPPTVFEGSSLTLYCEVQKGSHLSYTWYHNRLEVKASSHMHNLSGNLLKVDKLTKWHAGSYSCSAWNDIGVSPRFSSSNEIHVTVKVNISAPKLSFTLYRENASYYANLTCESAQGSVPVTFLLFLEGQEIDRQVANSLTVWFTLPMMVGMDMVSAQCRAETSHQQLTSNLLNLEMAPVGGPVYLHTEYLYNTNWQVVAMRLQCDINRGTFPSISWLHNNSFLHQKDCSKISNDKCHVLFLTDITPVNFGYYQCLVKDSFNINASWVQSNIVLVESIDLPTITTEVIAVVFCCTLLIVMMGSLFCIFWMLNYPVLQSEGVTIPEQHSEVITMPALPLRAENIVDIMANEEMELRFELQ
- the LOC121677445 gene encoding Fc receptor-like protein 5 isoform X4, with product MKEREGLWLLIAILLTGQVTVAGGPVSSLAVLKGPELAYLNKRVKFSCEVLRSLPSATYQFMKVKDIPITTKKLLSAGQPPILYLKVTNTSAGAYYCKVTVLGKSSTSNILNLKVVIPVSGASLLSVPSPPTVFEGSSLTLYCEVQKGSHLSYTWYHNRLEVKASSHMHNLSGNLLKVDKLTKWHAGSYSCSAWNDIGVSPRFSSSNEIHVTVKVNISAPKLSFTLYRENASYYANLTCESAQGSVPVTFLLFLEGQEIDRQVANSLTVWFTLPMMVGMDMVSAQCRAETSHQQLTSNLLNLEMAPVGGPVYLHTEYLYNTNWQVVAMRLQCDINRGTFPSISWLHNNSFLHQKDCSKISNDKCHVLFLTDITPVNFGYYQCLVKDSFNINASWVQSNIVLVESIDLPTITTEVIAVVFCCTLLIVMMGSLFCIFWMLNYPVLQSEGVTIPEQHRVGWNSRWKTIRKIEFPHYFK